One genomic segment of Calditrichota bacterium includes these proteins:
- a CDS encoding T9SS type A sorting domain-containing protein yields the protein MKRLLVLLTLLTMAGISSATLHTVILSGISFTPANLTIQQGDTVRWMNQGGFHNVAEVSTPPVFRSGDPTSSNFTYDFVFAAPLSGTYSYICEIHAPSMAGTITVEAGGSPPTVPSNPTPQNGATDFPLLGFLIWESDGADHFVVQFGTQDPPPVVDDNFANMMYAYSELNPGTEYFWKITAVNDFGQAESPVWHFTTADVPGMATNPDPADNATDVAVTTSLGWDAADRATSYEVYMGTAEPLGLLGTTTETMLTPSADLLNSTTYMWRVDAINDIGTTSSNTWSFTTEAVNAVGDVELPASFDVGEAYPNPFNSNVRINLAIASENLVTVRVFDVLGRQVTTLVNSRLSAGQHILEWNATGHSAGLYFMRAESAGLVQTQKLIYLP from the coding sequence ATGAAACGTTTGCTTGTACTGCTAACTTTGTTGACGATGGCCGGAATCAGTTCGGCAACATTACACACGGTGATTCTGTCCGGAATCTCGTTTACCCCCGCGAATCTCACGATTCAGCAGGGCGATACCGTACGCTGGATGAACCAAGGCGGATTTCACAACGTCGCGGAAGTTTCCACTCCGCCCGTCTTCCGCAGCGGTGATCCCACCAGTTCCAATTTTACCTACGATTTCGTTTTCGCCGCTCCGCTGTCCGGTACGTATAGCTATATCTGCGAAATTCATGCTCCGTCAATGGCAGGAACTATCACCGTCGAAGCTGGCGGAAGTCCACCTACAGTGCCCAGCAATCCCACTCCGCAAAACGGTGCAACAGATTTCCCGCTGCTCGGCTTCCTGATTTGGGAATCTGATGGTGCAGACCATTTCGTCGTGCAGTTCGGAACGCAGGACCCGCCGCCCGTTGTGGATGACAATTTTGCCAACATGATGTATGCCTACAGCGAGTTGAATCCCGGTACCGAATACTTCTGGAAAATCACCGCTGTGAATGATTTCGGTCAGGCGGAAAGCCCCGTCTGGCATTTCACCACCGCAGACGTTCCCGGAATGGCCACCAATCCTGATCCGGCTGACAACGCAACCGATGTCGCAGTCACAACGAGCCTCGGTTGGGATGCCGCCGACAGAGCGACAAGCTATGAAGTCTATATGGGAACGGCTGAACCGCTGGGCTTGTTGGGCACGACCACGGAGACGATGCTCACTCCCTCCGCGGATCTTTTGAACAGCACGACCTACATGTGGCGCGTGGATGCAATCAATGACATCGGAACGACGTCGAGCAACACTTGGTCGTTCACGACCGAAGCTGTCAATGCCGTGGGCGACGTCGAGCTTCCCGCTTCCTTTGATGTCGGCGAAGCCTATCCCAATCCGTTCAACAGCAACGTTCGCATCAATCTCGCAATTGCATCCGAGAATCTCGTCACCGTGCGCGTCTTCGACGTGCTTGGCCGTCAGGTCACGACCTTGGTTAATTCGCGTTTGAGTGCGGGTCAGCATATCCTCGAATGGAATGCGACCGGTCATTCCGCCGGCCTGTATTTCATGCGCGCTGAAAGCGCCGGGCTTGTGCAAACTCAAAAACTCATCTACTTGCCGTAA